In a genomic window of Vicinamibacterales bacterium:
- a CDS encoding methyltransferase domain-containing protein, translated as MRRVVMATAAAAALSGVAMVAQTHDQTHEQMHGQTPGAPMGHMEHKFDDPERYAKSFDDPARDAWQMPDTVIAALGLKPGQTVADIGAGTGYFSVRLARSAARPTVFAVDLEPKMVEHLTTRAAAEGLTNMRAVQASANSPNLPAPADVVLVVDTYHHIPDRPAYFSALKARLAPGGRVAIVDFRKDAGGEGPPAEFRFTPDQISGEMAQAGFVLDAQHDILPRQLFLVYRVK; from the coding sequence ATGAGACGCGTGGTGATGGCGACGGCGGCCGCGGCGGCCTTGAGCGGGGTGGCGATGGTGGCCCAGACGCACGATCAGACCCACGAGCAGATGCACGGGCAGACACCCGGCGCGCCCATGGGCCACATGGAGCACAAGTTCGACGACCCCGAGCGGTATGCCAAGTCGTTCGACGACCCGGCGCGCGACGCCTGGCAGATGCCCGACACAGTCATCGCGGCGCTGGGCCTGAAGCCGGGCCAGACGGTGGCGGACATCGGCGCCGGCACCGGCTACTTCAGCGTGCGGCTCGCCCGGAGCGCCGCCCGGCCCACGGTGTTCGCCGTGGACCTCGAACCGAAGATGGTCGAGCACCTGACGACGCGCGCCGCCGCCGAGGGGCTCACCAACATGCGGGCCGTGCAGGCGTCGGCGAACAGCCCGAACCTGCCCGCGCCGGCCGATGTCGTGCTCGTGGTGGACACCTACCACCACATCCCGGACAGGCCCGCGTACTTCTCTGCCCTGAAAGCGCGCCTCGCGCCCGGGGGGCGCGTGGCCATCGTGGACTTCCGCAAGGACGCGGGCGGCGAGGGGCCGCCGGCCGAGTTCCGCTTCACGCCCGATCAAATCAGCGGCGAGATGGCACAGGCCGGATTCGTCCTGGATGCGCAGCACGACATCCTGCCGCGCCAGCTCTTCCTGGTTTATCGCGTGAAGTAG
- a CDS encoding cytochrome c-type biogenesis protein CcmH — protein sequence MTRRRMLRAALAAAVLAVASPPAGAQPSPRQQAADLAHELMSPFCPGKLLAECTSSYAGELRDQIATRIAAGETADAVRADLVQQYGTEILGAPPPEGVGLLAWLLPAVFGLGTAAAIGWKVAAAARSGAAARPALAGAVDADALARLDDELRDLD from the coding sequence ATGACTCGCCGCCGAATGCTCCGGGCCGCCCTCGCGGCCGCTGTGTTGGCCGTGGCGTCCCCACCCGCCGGTGCCCAGCCCAGTCCCCGCCAGCAGGCGGCGGACCTGGCGCACGAGCTGATGAGTCCGTTCTGCCCCGGCAAGCTCCTGGCCGAGTGCACGTCGTCGTACGCGGGCGAGCTGCGCGACCAGATCGCCACCCGCATCGCGGCCGGCGAGACGGCCGACGCCGTACGCGCGGATCTCGTACAGCAATACGGCACCGAGATCCTGGGCGCGCCGCCGCCCGAGGGCGTGGGGCTCCTGGCGTGGCTCCTGCCGGCGGTCTTCGGCCTGGGAACGGCCGCCGCCATCGGCTGGAAGGTGGCCGCCGCGGCCCGGTCGGGCGCCGCGGCCCGGCCCGCGCTGGCCGGCGCTGTCGATGCCGACGCGCTGGCGCGGCTCGACGACGAACTCCGCGACCTCGACTGA
- a CDS encoding copper resistance protein CopC translates to MTRRTLSTMAVLAGVAALSVTVLAHMKLAKTMPEADSTVTAAPAKIQMWFSEAPDKAVSKVTVTGPSGGVTIGALNVGDDKSLSAAVEGAMGDGAYKVDWQSAGHDGHVQKGSFAFSVRRTH, encoded by the coding sequence ATGACGCGACGCACGCTTTCCACGATGGCCGTCCTCGCCGGCGTGGCCGCCCTGTCGGTGACGGTGCTGGCCCACATGAAGCTGGCCAAGACGATGCCCGAGGCCGACTCGACCGTCACCGCAGCGCCCGCGAAGATCCAGATGTGGTTCAGCGAAGCCCCCGACAAGGCCGTGAGCAAGGTCACGGTCACCGGGCCCTCCGGGGGCGTGACGATCGGCGCCCTGAACGTCGGCGACGACAAGTCGCTGTCCGCGGCGGTGGAAGGCGCGATGGGCGACGGCGCCTACAAGGTGGACTGGCAGTCCGCCGGGCACGACGGACACGTGCAGAAGGGGTCGTTCGCGTTCTCGGTGCGCCGCACCCACTAG
- a CDS encoding CopD family protein, protein MDAPLVEVLPKILQYAAALIAVGVVVATRLVSGPGTPPIAPHRLQAIGRVAAALLVVAALGRLLGHTVSAFGASDAFSAESLRTIGFESRWGFGWRWQVLAAAALAVAAAVPARLPGRAVFFGAAVLAQVAAVPLLGHAAGEPSRVLLHAAHVVASGAWLGTLVVFVVAGLGRPGAPAHAGDADRALIARFSPVALTCATAVGASGLIAASIYVGSLPALVGSSYGRWLLAKITAVAAAGGCGFMNWRRSRAGLAPARGWLVAEALAALFVVAASAVVTETEHP, encoded by the coding sequence GTGGACGCGCCCCTCGTCGAGGTCCTGCCGAAGATCCTGCAGTACGCAGCGGCGTTGATCGCGGTCGGCGTCGTGGTGGCCACGCGCCTCGTGTCCGGCCCTGGCACGCCACCCATCGCCCCGCATCGCCTGCAGGCGATCGGCCGGGTGGCCGCCGCGCTGCTCGTGGTGGCCGCGCTGGGCCGCCTCCTCGGACACACGGTGTCCGCCTTCGGCGCCTCCGACGCCTTCTCGGCCGAGTCCCTGCGGACCATCGGATTCGAGAGCCGCTGGGGCTTCGGCTGGCGGTGGCAGGTGCTGGCGGCCGCCGCGCTCGCCGTGGCCGCGGCGGTGCCGGCGCGGCTCCCGGGCCGCGCCGTGTTCTTCGGCGCCGCCGTCCTGGCACAGGTCGCGGCGGTTCCGTTGCTGGGTCACGCGGCCGGGGAGCCGTCACGGGTCCTGTTGCACGCGGCCCACGTCGTCGCATCCGGCGCCTGGCTGGGCACGCTCGTGGTGTTCGTCGTCGCCGGCCTCGGACGACCGGGTGCCCCCGCGCACGCGGGTGACGCGGACCGGGCCCTGATCGCGCGCTTCTCGCCCGTCGCCTTGACGTGCGCCACCGCGGTCGGTGCGTCGGGCCTGATCGCCGCGTCGATCTACGTCGGCAGCCTGCCGGCCCTCGTCGGTTCCTCCTACGGGCGATGGCTGCTTGCGAAGATCACGGCCGTCGCCGCCGCGGGCGGGTGCGGCTTCATGAACTGGCGCCGGTCACGCGCCGGCCTCGCCCCGGCCCGAGGCTGGCTCGTGGCCGAGGCCCTGGCCGCGCTGTTCGTCGTCGCGGCCTCGGCCGTCGTCACCGAGACCGAGCATCCCTGA
- a CDS encoding tail fiber domain-containing protein, whose amino-acid sequence MRTGTLIVASLLCTAAAAKAQPPGTYDWQLQPYCNRIFVTLTKVGGVVTVEGFDDQCGAGDRLPITGASAQTLFTYQMGLHTVPAAGVPVQITADLDFGLNGTWRDSQGRTGTLVPNGAAAGPMLAVPLNVAPPTSIGKVQVNPAQIQLRVGGSCPAGQAMRAIASTGAVFCAPAAGGDITSVSAGAGLVGGGFAGAVGLMADFGGSGTATSVARSDHTHGFGTDNTSVGDSALSSGATGFGNSALGSQALQATTTGTLNSGVGWATLASNTSGHENTAVGAQALSSNTTGTGNTALGVSALDANATGGTNTAVGRWAMRVATSASNNTAVGASALDLTTTGSSNTAIGRNALIANTTGSNNIAIGSGAGNGLLTGHDNVYVQASAGGGAESNTLRLGSSLTRAFVGGIRGVATGANDAVAVVIDSQGQLGTISSSRRTKDDIAPLDPAVGRALQRLEPVQFRYTEAFTDGSRPLQYGLIAEDVAAVLPSLAATGPSGEIETVKYHVLPTLLLAEVQRLEQERRTLTATVDAQATAIAELRAAVAALQVRDARSR is encoded by the coding sequence GTGCGCACTGGAACCCTGATCGTCGCGAGCCTGCTGTGCACCGCTGCGGCGGCGAAGGCGCAGCCGCCAGGCACCTACGACTGGCAGCTCCAGCCCTATTGCAACCGCATCTTCGTGACACTCACCAAGGTGGGCGGCGTCGTGACGGTGGAGGGCTTCGACGACCAGTGCGGGGCGGGCGACCGGCTGCCGATCACGGGCGCATCGGCGCAGACCTTGTTCACCTACCAGATGGGTCTGCACACGGTGCCCGCGGCCGGCGTGCCCGTGCAGATCACGGCCGACCTCGATTTCGGGCTCAACGGCACCTGGCGCGACAGCCAGGGCCGCACGGGCACACTGGTCCCAAACGGCGCCGCGGCGGGGCCCATGCTGGCGGTCCCGTTGAACGTCGCACCGCCCACCTCGATCGGCAAGGTGCAGGTCAACCCCGCGCAGATCCAGCTGCGTGTCGGCGGCAGCTGCCCGGCCGGTCAGGCCATGCGCGCCATTGCCTCCACCGGCGCCGTGTTCTGTGCGCCGGCGGCGGGAGGCGACATCACCTCGGTGTCAGCCGGAGCGGGCCTTGTCGGCGGCGGCTTCGCCGGCGCGGTGGGCCTCATGGCCGACTTCGGCGGGTCGGGCACGGCCACCTCCGTCGCGCGAAGCGACCACACGCACGGGTTCGGGACCGACAACACGTCCGTCGGCGACTCGGCACTGTCCTCAGGCGCCACCGGCTTCGGCAACTCCGCCCTCGGCAGCCAGGCGCTGCAGGCCACCACGACCGGCACGCTCAACAGCGGCGTGGGCTGGGCGACGCTGGCCTCCAACACGAGCGGCCACGAGAACACGGCCGTCGGCGCGCAGGCGCTGTCGTCGAACACCACCGGGACCGGCAACACGGCGCTGGGCGTCTCGGCGCTCGACGCCAACGCCACGGGCGGCACGAACACCGCCGTGGGCCGCTGGGCCATGCGCGTCGCCACGTCGGCCTCGAACAACACGGCCGTCGGCGCCTCGGCGCTCGACCTGACCACCACGGGTTCGTCGAACACCGCCATCGGCCGGAACGCCCTCATCGCCAACACGACGGGCAGCAACAACATCGCCATCGGCAGCGGGGCGGGCAACGGCCTCCTCACGGGACACGACAACGTCTACGTGCAGGCCTCCGCCGGCGGCGGCGCCGAATCCAACACGCTGCGCCTCGGTTCGAGCCTCACCCGCGCGTTCGTCGGCGGCATCCGGGGCGTGGCCACCGGCGCCAACGACGCCGTGGCCGTGGTGATCGACTCGCAGGGCCAGCTCGGGACGATCTCGTCCAGCCGGCGAACGAAGGACGACATCGCGCCCCTGGACCCGGCGGTGGGCCGCGCGCTGCAGCGGCTGGAACCCGTGCAGTTCCGCTACACGGAGGCGTTCACGGACGGTTCGCGCCCGCTGCAGTACGGCCTCATCGCGGAGGACGTCGCCGCCGTGCTGCCGTCACTGGCGGCCACCGGGCCGTCGGGCGAGATCGAGACCGTCAAGTACCACGTGCTGCCGACGCTGCTCCTGGCCGAGGTGCAGCGCCTGGAGCAGGAGCGCCGGACACTCACGGCCACCGTGGACGCGCAGGCGACGGCGATCGCGGAGCTGCGGGCGGCCGTGGCGGCGCTTCAGGTCAGGGATGCTCGGTCTCGGTGA
- a CDS encoding HAD family acid phosphatase yields MPRRRSALVVLFLLAGCRSAAPPPRAQSQPALPQAAVAAEPDSIRWVRDAAEYRAAVLQTYRLALAQVERAATGRAAGSWAVVLDADETVISNLTYQAERARAGLGYSGESWAAWVKRREATPLPGAAAFLARVHALGGKIAIVTNRLGSECDDTIAVFTRERLDYDAMLCRPNGTPSDKNPRFEQVRAGAAPGIATPVDVVAFLGDNIQDFPGLGQQVKSTGEAGFADFGVRFFVLPNPMYGSWQ; encoded by the coding sequence ATGCCTCGCCGTCGGTCTGCGCTCGTGGTCCTGTTCCTCCTCGCCGGGTGCCGCTCCGCGGCGCCGCCACCGCGCGCGCAGTCCCAGCCGGCGCTGCCTCAGGCGGCCGTGGCGGCCGAACCCGACAGCATCCGCTGGGTGCGCGACGCCGCCGAGTACCGGGCGGCCGTGCTCCAGACCTATCGCCTCGCCCTGGCGCAGGTCGAACGCGCGGCCACCGGGCGCGCCGCCGGATCGTGGGCGGTCGTGCTCGACGCCGACGAGACCGTGATCAGCAACCTCACCTACCAGGCGGAGCGTGCGCGCGCCGGGCTCGGCTACTCGGGCGAGAGCTGGGCGGCGTGGGTGAAACGCCGGGAAGCCACGCCACTGCCCGGCGCCGCGGCGTTCCTGGCCCGCGTGCACGCGCTCGGCGGCAAGATCGCCATCGTCACGAACCGGCTCGGGTCCGAGTGCGACGACACCATCGCGGTCTTCACGCGCGAGCGTCTGGACTACGACGCGATGCTGTGCCGGCCCAACGGCACGCCGTCGGACAAGAACCCGCGCTTCGAACAGGTGCGCGCTGGCGCGGCGCCCGGCATCGCAACCCCAGTGGACGTCGTCGCCTTCCTGGGCGACAACATCCAGGACTTTCCCGGCCTCGGTCAGCAGGTGAAGAGCACCGGCGAGGCCGGATTCGCCGACTTCGGCGTGCGCTTCTTCGTCCTGCCCAATCCGATGTACGGCAGCTGGCAGTAG
- a CDS encoding ABC-F family ATP-binding cassette domain-containing protein: protein MISFSRIGKQYGRQVLFVDASFQLNPGEKVGLVGPNGAGKTTLFRMIVGEEAPDEGDVSVPKKLSIGYFRQDVGEMAGRSVLDEAIAGSGRVGDLHHELEALNHAMADPDQADAMDRILTRFGEVQEEYDHLGGYALEAQAREILHGLGFDDERIDGDVGALSGGWKMRVAMARVLLARPDVLLMDEPTNHLDIESIIWLESFLKTLPGALLMTSHDREFMNRLVTKIAEIDGGEITVYSGNYDFYERERAIREANREAAYARQQAMLAKEQRFIERFAAHAAKAAQVQSRVKALEKIEKIELPKKRAVVKFDFRQPARSGDQVAVLEGVSKAYGRRVVHDGVSFVIRRGERWAVMGKNGAGKSTLLKMIAGQVAPDAGAVTLGASLQLGYFAQQSLDLLDPDLTIEEQLQKDFPDESIGLLRNLAGAFQFSGDDVDKKIRALSGGEKTRLVIARMLLRPPNFLVLDEPTNHLDLATKEMLLAALADFEGTMIFVSHDRAFLRTLSNRVLELGGESGTEAQPHLYPGSYVEYVERTGHEAPGVHA from the coding sequence ATGATCTCCTTCAGCCGCATCGGGAAGCAGTACGGCCGCCAGGTCCTGTTCGTGGACGCCTCGTTCCAGCTCAATCCCGGCGAGAAAGTGGGCCTCGTCGGCCCCAACGGCGCAGGGAAGACCACGCTCTTCCGCATGATCGTGGGCGAGGAGGCGCCGGACGAGGGCGACGTCTCGGTGCCGAAGAAGCTGTCCATCGGCTACTTCCGGCAGGACGTGGGCGAGATGGCGGGCCGCTCGGTGCTCGACGAGGCCATCGCCGGCAGCGGCCGCGTGGGCGACCTGCACCACGAGCTGGAGGCCCTGAACCACGCGATGGCCGATCCGGACCAGGCCGACGCCATGGACCGGATCCTCACCCGCTTCGGCGAGGTGCAGGAGGAGTACGACCATCTGGGCGGCTACGCACTCGAGGCGCAGGCGCGCGAGATCCTGCACGGGCTCGGCTTCGACGACGAGCGGATCGACGGGGACGTCGGCGCGCTGTCCGGCGGCTGGAAGATGCGCGTGGCCATGGCACGGGTGCTCCTGGCACGGCCCGACGTCCTCCTGATGGACGAGCCCACCAACCACCTGGACATCGAGTCGATCATCTGGCTGGAGTCGTTCCTGAAGACCCTGCCGGGCGCCCTCCTCATGACTTCGCACGACCGCGAGTTCATGAACCGGCTGGTGACGAAGATCGCCGAGATCGACGGCGGCGAGATCACGGTCTATTCGGGCAACTACGACTTCTACGAGCGCGAGCGCGCCATCCGCGAGGCGAACCGGGAGGCGGCCTACGCGCGCCAGCAGGCCATGCTGGCCAAGGAGCAGCGCTTCATCGAACGCTTCGCCGCCCACGCCGCCAAGGCGGCCCAGGTCCAGAGCCGTGTGAAGGCGCTCGAGAAGATCGAGAAGATCGAGCTGCCGAAGAAGCGGGCGGTGGTGAAGTTCGACTTCCGGCAGCCGGCGCGCTCGGGCGACCAGGTCGCGGTGCTGGAAGGCGTCAGCAAGGCCTACGGCCGGCGCGTGGTGCACGACGGCGTGAGCTTCGTCATCCGCCGGGGCGAGCGCTGGGCGGTGATGGGGAAGAACGGCGCCGGCAAGTCCACGCTGCTGAAGATGATCGCGGGCCAGGTGGCGCCGGACGCGGGCGCCGTGACGCTGGGTGCCAGCCTGCAACTGGGCTACTTCGCGCAGCAGTCGCTGGACCTGCTCGATCCGGACCTGACCATCGAGGAGCAGCTCCAGAAGGACTTCCCCGACGAGTCCATCGGCCTCCTGCGCAACCTGGCCGGCGCGTTCCAGTTCTCGGGCGACGACGTGGACAAGAAGATCCGGGCCCTGTCGGGCGGCGAGAAGACGCGCCTCGTCATCGCGCGCATGCTGCTCCGCCCGCCCAACTTCCTCGTGCTGGACGAGCCGACGAACCACCTCGACCTGGCGACCAAGGAGATGCTGCTGGCCGCGCTCGCGGACTTCGAGGGCACGATGATCTTCGTGTCCCACGACCGCGCGTTCCTGAGGACGCTGAGCAACCGCGTCCTGGAACTGGGCGGCGAGAGCGGCACCGAGGCGCAGCCGCACCTGTACCCGGGCAGCTACGTCGAATACGTGGAACGCACCGGGCACGAGGCGCCCGGCGTGCACGCGTAG
- a CDS encoding CsgG/HfaB family protein translates to MSLWRKHVSAHPLAVLACAAVLAAPAAASAQSKDKDKGTGDVETCQMPYGTIAINEPHEQSMIWLRTYQLGSPSSLLRTFAQKSNCFVVVERGVGMQNIQQERQLASSGELQSGQNFGKGQIVAADYLMTPSIQSSNNNAGGIGGVGGLLGRRAGAIVGGGLKFKEATTSITVASARTSVQIAANEGQARQRNFALGGIFGAGGLLGGAGAYSNTAEGKVIAASLLDNFNAVVTDMKANANLKPMSADRLAKLQSGESEAEGGSGSAANAGDVMVPKIGGVKILKTAADSAAVVATLQRGEEVVFMGEESNGFYKVQGANGEGWVKKALMNVNRQ, encoded by the coding sequence ATGTCTCTGTGGCGTAAACACGTGTCGGCTCATCCCCTGGCGGTGCTTGCGTGTGCCGCGGTCCTGGCGGCCCCGGCGGCGGCCTCCGCGCAATCGAAGGACAAGGACAAGGGCACGGGCGACGTCGAAACCTGCCAGATGCCCTACGGCACCATAGCGATCAACGAGCCGCACGAGCAGTCGATGATCTGGCTGCGCACCTACCAGCTCGGATCGCCCTCGTCGCTGCTGCGCACGTTTGCGCAGAAGTCGAACTGCTTCGTCGTGGTCGAGCGCGGCGTCGGCATGCAGAACATCCAGCAGGAGCGCCAGCTGGCCTCGTCTGGCGAACTGCAGAGCGGCCAGAACTTCGGCAAGGGCCAGATCGTGGCCGCCGACTACCTGATGACGCCCTCGATCCAGAGCTCCAACAACAACGCCGGCGGCATCGGCGGCGTGGGCGGCCTGCTGGGACGCCGCGCCGGCGCCATCGTCGGCGGCGGGCTGAAGTTCAAGGAAGCGACCACGAGCATCACCGTGGCGTCGGCCCGGACGAGCGTGCAGATCGCCGCCAACGAGGGCCAGGCACGGCAGCGCAACTTCGCGCTGGGCGGCATCTTCGGCGCCGGCGGGCTGCTGGGCGGTGCGGGCGCCTACTCGAACACGGCCGAGGGCAAGGTCATCGCGGCCAGCCTGCTCGACAACTTCAACGCCGTCGTGACCGACATGAAGGCCAACGCGAACCTCAAGCCGATGAGCGCCGACCGTCTCGCGAAGCTGCAGTCGGGCGAGTCGGAGGCCGAGGGCGGCAGCGGTTCGGCCGCCAACGCGGGCGATGTGATGGTGCCGAAGATCGGCGGCGTGAAGATCCTGAAGACCGCCGCGGACTCGGCGGCCGTGGTCGCCACGCTGCAGCGCGGCGAAGAAGTGGTCTTCATGGGCGAAGAGAGCAACGGCTTCTACAAGGTGCAGGGCGCCAACGGCGAAGGCTGGGTCAAGAAGGCGCTGATGAACGTAAACCGGCAGTAG
- a CDS encoding isoprenylcysteine carboxylmethyltransferase family protein, translating into MPSPLVAASYLWSAWIFSWLAAAVWSGRTVSRESVGDRLGYGLWLWVGLFLIFVQARRMPSWLFTPIVPPWAWLAWAGVGLAGAGVAYAWWARLHLGRLWSGAVTLKDGHRVVRTGPYALTRHPIYTGLLLALAATVLVRGDLAGVLGLPFVLMGARAKVALEERLLMRHFADDYARYRREVPALVPRFW; encoded by the coding sequence GTGCCGTCGCCCCTCGTCGCGGCGTCGTATCTCTGGAGCGCCTGGATATTCAGCTGGCTGGCCGCCGCCGTGTGGTCCGGCCGCACCGTGTCCCGGGAGTCCGTCGGCGATCGCCTGGGCTACGGCCTGTGGCTGTGGGTGGGCCTCTTCCTGATCTTCGTGCAGGCCCGCCGGATGCCGTCGTGGCTGTTCACGCCGATCGTGCCGCCGTGGGCGTGGCTGGCCTGGGCGGGCGTCGGCCTGGCCGGCGCGGGCGTCGCCTATGCGTGGTGGGCGCGCCTGCACCTGGGCCGGCTGTGGAGCGGCGCGGTCACGCTGAAGGACGGCCACCGCGTGGTGCGGACCGGCCCGTACGCCCTCACCCGTCACCCGATCTACACGGGACTGCTCCTGGCCCTGGCCGCCACCGTGCTGGTGCGCGGCGACCTCGCCGGCGTGCTCGGCCTGCCGTTCGTGCTGATGGGCGCCAGGGCGAAGGTCGCCCTGGAAGAGCGTCTCCTGATGCGCCATTTCGCCGACGACTACGCGCGCTACCGCCGCGAGGTGCCCGCGCTCGTGCCGCGGTTCTGGTGA
- a CDS encoding NADP-dependent isocitrate dehydrogenase, producing MKKIQVKNPVVEMDGDEMTRIIWQKIRETLILPYLDIDLKYFDLGIEARDKTDDQITIDSANATKQYGVAVKCATITPDEARVKEFGLKQMWRSPNGTIRNILDGTIFREPIVCRNVPRLVSHWDTPVVVARHGFGDQYRAQDFHFPGAGTITVSWTPEGGGEGISREVIKTKGGGIAMGMFNLDASIEGFARACFTYALGRNYPVYLSTKNTILKVYDGTFKNTFQAVFDAEFKAAFEAKGLTYEHRLIDDMVAANLKWSGGYLWACKNYDGDVQSDTVAQGYGSLGLMTSVLMSPDGKTVEAEAAHGTVTRHYRLHQQGKPTSTNPIASIFAWTRGLQYRGTFDDTPDVVRFAETLEKVCVDVVESGRMTKDLAILIRADHPYLTTEEFLQAIDAELRARMAA from the coding sequence GTGAAGAAGATCCAGGTGAAGAACCCCGTCGTGGAGATGGACGGGGACGAGATGACCCGCATCATCTGGCAGAAGATCCGCGAGACGCTGATCCTGCCGTATCTCGACATCGACCTGAAGTACTTCGACCTGGGCATCGAGGCGCGCGACAAGACGGACGACCAGATCACGATCGACTCGGCCAACGCCACCAAGCAGTACGGCGTGGCCGTGAAGTGCGCCACCATCACGCCGGACGAGGCGCGCGTCAAGGAGTTCGGGCTGAAGCAGATGTGGCGGTCGCCGAACGGCACCATCCGCAACATCCTCGACGGCACGATCTTCCGCGAGCCCATCGTCTGCCGGAACGTGCCGCGCCTCGTGTCGCACTGGGACACGCCCGTGGTGGTGGCCCGCCACGGCTTCGGCGATCAGTACCGCGCGCAGGACTTCCACTTCCCGGGCGCCGGCACCATCACCGTCAGCTGGACGCCCGAGGGCGGCGGCGAGGGCATCAGCCGCGAGGTGATCAAGACCAAGGGCGGCGGCATCGCGATGGGGATGTTCAACCTGGACGCCTCGATCGAAGGCTTCGCCCGCGCCTGCTTCACCTACGCGCTCGGCCGGAACTACCCGGTCTACCTCTCCACGAAGAACACGATCCTGAAGGTGTACGACGGGACGTTCAAGAACACGTTCCAGGCGGTGTTCGACGCCGAGTTCAAGGCGGCGTTCGAGGCGAAGGGGCTCACCTACGAGCATCGCCTCATCGACGACATGGTGGCGGCCAACCTGAAGTGGAGCGGCGGCTACCTCTGGGCCTGCAAGAACTACGACGGCGACGTGCAGAGCGACACGGTGGCCCAGGGCTACGGGTCGCTGGGCCTGATGACGTCGGTGCTGATGTCGCCGGACGGCAAGACCGTGGAAGCCGAGGCCGCGCACGGCACGGTGACCCGCCACTACCGGCTGCACCAGCAGGGCAAGCCCACCAGCACCAACCCCATCGCGTCGATCTTCGCGTGGACGCGCGGCCTGCAGTATCGCGGCACGTTCGACGACACGCCCGACGTCGTGCGATTCGCCGAGACGCTGGAGAAGGTGTGCGTGGACGTCGTCGAGTCCGGCCGGATGACGAAGGACCTGGCGATCCTGATCCGGGCCGATCATCCCTACCTGACCACCGAGGAGTTCCTGCAGGCCATCGACGCGGAACTCCGCGCGCGGATGGCGGCCTAG
- a CDS encoding GNAT family N-acetyltransferase — protein MSSFRIVDLSPDDPARLMSVADVLVDGFTGSGAEVWQTPEEALETVEESFGEDRISRVAVDEDGRVLGWIGAVETYGGHVWEIHPLVVRRDCQGLGVGRALVEDLERQVRERGGMTVCLGTDDENGRTSIGGLDLYPDPLAAAQQLEDLGGHPFAFYRRLGYAVVGVLPDANGYGKPDILMAKRVGEAPASTAAQALEPAAVGE, from the coding sequence GTGTCTTCCTTTCGCATCGTCGATCTGTCGCCGGACGATCCGGCGCGGCTCATGTCCGTCGCCGACGTCCTGGTCGACGGCTTCACCGGCTCCGGCGCCGAGGTATGGCAGACGCCGGAAGAAGCGCTCGAGACCGTCGAGGAGTCGTTCGGCGAGGATCGCATCAGCCGGGTGGCCGTCGACGAGGACGGGCGCGTGCTCGGCTGGATCGGCGCGGTGGAGACCTACGGCGGCCACGTCTGGGAGATTCACCCGCTGGTCGTCCGGCGCGACTGCCAGGGCCTGGGCGTGGGCCGGGCGCTCGTGGAGGACCTGGAGCGGCAGGTGCGCGAACGCGGCGGCATGACGGTGTGCCTGGGAACCGACGACGAGAACGGCCGCACGTCGATCGGCGGCCTGGACCTGTATCCGGACCCGCTCGCCGCGGCGCAGCAGCTCGAGGACCTCGGCGGGCACCCGTTCGCGTTCTACCGGCGCCTCGGCTACGCGGTGGTGGGCGTGCTCCCTGACGCCAACGGCTACGGCAAGCCGGACATCCTCATGGCCAAACGCGTCGGCGAGGCGCCGGCGTCGACGGCCGCCCAGGCTCTGGAGCCGGCCGCCGTCGGCGAGTAG